A section of the Streptomyces xinghaiensis S187 genome encodes:
- a CDS encoding leucine-rich repeat domain-containing protein, whose amino-acid sequence MTRPTPPSVPADDTQDDNTAVRTGQLRVLLETASPAEAGEAVRELMLLAGSGGGDAALDLAVRYSRVSDCSTEELLRLWAMADGDPFGFCENLEAPAYRARKAVRKLVALSAPGDGGHALKLAARFTPLDPYASKFLVRLWRTDPDPDGFAEHLLAPAFRQEGRTELWLPYASSLRGLRHLTMLEKLDFYQCDGLTDLTEVGELTSLTDLDLGGCTSVADLTPIGRLSRLTRLDLSGCGAVEDFGPLLNLSSLRQLRLSRTKVRSLRMFGGALAALESLDLRSCRSLTDLDGLAELPNLARLQLSGDQLADLSPFAALPRLQSLELDSCNELTTLEGLGGHPRLAKLRIYGSPVLRTTEGLGELPALRELTLVSCSVLADLRGLGRLPALRTLMINGSAVRGLGDLSGSPLSTLTLLYMEALESLSALQDCSGLRELTLRSLKYCPLAEDIPVERLSSLTVAGPRWAALKDITLLTASPRLAELDLRHCRSLTDLRPLLDMPALSHVHLAEQIATSPSEAPDPVVTGLRARGVTVTLHR is encoded by the coding sequence ATGACACGACCGACTCCCCCCAGTGTGCCCGCCGACGACACACAGGACGACAACACTGCAGTGCGAACAGGGCAGTTGAGGGTGCTTCTGGAGACCGCGAGTCCCGCCGAGGCGGGCGAGGCGGTCAGGGAACTCATGCTGCTGGCAGGGTCCGGCGGCGGCGACGCGGCGCTGGATCTGGCCGTGCGGTACAGCAGAGTGTCCGACTGCTCCACCGAGGAACTGCTCCGGTTGTGGGCGATGGCCGACGGAGACCCGTTCGGTTTCTGCGAAAACCTGGAGGCCCCGGCGTACCGCGCGCGCAAGGCCGTCAGGAAACTTGTCGCCCTGTCCGCGCCGGGTGACGGTGGACATGCCCTGAAACTGGCCGCCCGGTTCACCCCCCTGGACCCGTACGCGTCCAAGTTCCTCGTCCGTCTGTGGAGGACGGACCCTGATCCGGACGGTTTCGCCGAGCACCTGCTCGCTCCGGCGTTCCGTCAGGAGGGCAGGACGGAACTGTGGCTGCCGTACGCCTCGTCCCTGCGCGGTCTGCGGCATCTCACGATGCTCGAGAAGCTCGACTTCTACCAGTGTGACGGGCTCACCGACCTCACCGAGGTCGGTGAACTCACCAGTCTCACGGACCTTGATCTGGGTGGCTGCACGAGCGTGGCGGACCTCACCCCGATCGGTCGTCTTTCCCGGCTCACCCGCCTCGATCTCAGCGGGTGCGGCGCCGTCGAGGACTTCGGGCCCCTGCTGAACCTCAGCAGTCTGCGTCAACTGAGGCTGAGCCGGACCAAGGTGCGCTCCCTTCGTATGTTCGGTGGGGCACTCGCCGCTCTGGAATCCCTGGATCTCCGCTCCTGCAGGTCTCTCACGGACCTGGACGGACTCGCCGAACTGCCGAATCTCGCCCGTCTCCAGCTGAGCGGCGACCAGCTTGCCGACCTCTCGCCGTTCGCGGCTCTTCCCCGACTTCAGTCCCTCGAACTCGACAGCTGCAACGAGCTGACGACGCTCGAAGGGCTGGGCGGCCACCCGCGGCTGGCGAAGCTCAGGATCTACGGCAGTCCGGTACTGCGCACCACGGAGGGTCTGGGCGAGTTGCCGGCGTTGCGGGAGTTGACTCTCGTCAGTTGCTCCGTGCTGGCCGACCTCAGGGGTCTCGGCCGCCTGCCCGCGCTGCGCACGCTGATGATCAACGGCTCCGCCGTCCGCGGCCTCGGTGATCTGTCCGGATCTCCGCTGTCCACACTGACCCTGCTGTACATGGAGGCTCTGGAATCGCTCAGTGCCCTGCAGGACTGCTCCGGCCTGCGTGAACTGACCCTCCGTTCCCTGAAGTACTGCCCCTTGGCCGAGGACATACCTGTGGAACGGCTCAGCTCACTCACCGTGGCCGGCCCGCGCTGGGCCGCGTTGAAGGACATCACCCTGTTGACCGCTTCGCCCCGCCTCGCAGAACTCGACCTGCGCCACTGCCGGTCGCTGACGGACCTCCGGCCTTTGCTGGACATGCCGGCGCTGTCACACGTCCACCTGGCCGAACAGATCGCGACATCGCCCTCGGAGGCACCCGATCCGGTGGTGACCGGACTCAGGGCACGAGGCGTGACCGTCACGCTGCACCGCTGA
- a CDS encoding DUF1963 domain-containing protein, translating into MPPETLDILSEFRERALAVGIPPDDIARWTDLARPCAVLGTMGDGPVVGRLGGPLMLPADTPDPWCKLAATIDLSALPAGVTDLGLPTDGHLLLFADPDPDRIGSGNLGSALHIPAGTPVEERPVDFDPEWKNYPYETDLPEGLLRLSTDVSLPYYTSVYAPGQPLHCEAHPEHPHADELIDVWTEMPGEGIGRGLQLGGYAEDEYWAEDPSVAAGREAARAVARCELPAPDTEVRPEDWVCLAQWVHGLDGLEMALYSWSISRPDLVAGRFDRVYATMTWNP; encoded by the coding sequence GTGCCCCCCGAAACGCTGGACATACTGAGTGAGTTCCGTGAGAGGGCTCTCGCAGTGGGCATCCCCCCGGACGACATCGCACGGTGGACGGACCTCGCCCGACCCTGCGCCGTTCTGGGCACCATGGGGGACGGGCCGGTGGTGGGCCGGCTCGGCGGGCCCCTCATGCTTCCCGCGGACACCCCCGACCCGTGGTGCAAGCTCGCCGCCACCATCGACCTCTCCGCGCTGCCCGCAGGAGTGACCGACCTCGGCCTGCCCACCGACGGCCACCTCCTGCTGTTCGCCGACCCCGACCCCGACCGGATCGGGAGTGGAAACCTGGGCAGTGCACTCCACATTCCCGCCGGCACACCCGTCGAGGAACGCCCTGTGGATTTCGACCCGGAATGGAAGAACTACCCGTACGAAACAGATCTCCCGGAAGGGCTGCTCCGCCTGAGTACCGACGTCTCTCTGCCGTACTACACCTCGGTCTACGCTCCCGGGCAGCCCCTGCACTGCGAGGCTCACCCGGAACACCCCCACGCAGACGAACTGATCGACGTATGGACGGAGATGCCGGGCGAGGGCATCGGCCGCGGGCTTCAGCTGGGTGGATACGCCGAGGACGAGTACTGGGCGGAGGACCCCAGCGTGGCGGCCGGGCGGGAAGCGGCACGAGCGGTGGCCCGGTGCGAACTGCCCGCGCCCGATACGGAGGTGCGTCCCGAGGACTGGGTGTGCCTCGCCCAGTGGGTGCACGGGCTCGACGGTTTGGAGATGGCCCTCTACTCCTGGTCGATCTCCCGGCCGGACCTGGTCGCGGGACGCTTCGACCGGGTCTACGCCACCATGACCTGGAACCCGTAA
- a CDS encoding AAA family ATPase, producing MDFGIPDRDDSPADLAWLRALDAYTMGAYAQAEDEFRAAVRRDPGMADAWLGLHALRVDPATALLRMYRHRDRFGEQRARHRRKLNSWYWLGWWVQPVLESPRDLLLAHASHWLDGRHVPELDRALAGCPPVDADPQVRFLHACRAYLVKDWELLIRHTGPLLDDPLLGIEAGLFGGMARVRLEMYGQAEPLLSAALMRCRSEQPQRKELRYWLARAREGTGRSAAALPLYRAVHRVDPAFMDTAARLAAISDGDGLEAADLAAVSLAGTGGQDLLDAMADPEGYGSDPPADPGRDFPPAAPAAAPPAGQDPASDPDGPLPGLAPVDADGIREKAVLPVQPRPASPLPDGPPDPVLLAQALDELERMVGLEPVKRQVRALSAQLHMARLRAGEGLPVQPPKRHFVFSGPSGTGKTTVARILGRVFYALGLLGGDHLVEAQRADMVGEFLGQTAVKANELIDSALGGVLFVDEAYSLSNSAYSKGDAYGDEALQVLLKRAEDNRDRLVVILAGYPEGMDRLLAANPGLGSRFTTRVDFPSYRPLELTRIGEVLAAENGDGWDEEAVEELRSICGHVVDQGWIDELGNGRFLRTLYEKSCAYRDLRLAGYAGTPTREDLATLRLPDLMQAYGEVLSGRGPLGGPGPQSPL from the coding sequence ATGGACTTCGGCATCCCGGACCGGGACGACTCACCGGCCGATCTCGCCTGGCTGCGCGCCCTCGACGCGTACACCATGGGCGCCTACGCGCAGGCGGAGGACGAGTTCCGGGCCGCCGTGCGGAGGGACCCGGGGATGGCCGACGCCTGGCTCGGGCTGCACGCCCTGCGCGTCGACCCGGCGACGGCCCTGCTGCGGATGTACCGCCACCGCGACCGCTTCGGCGAACAGCGCGCCCGGCACCGGCGCAAGCTCAACTCCTGGTACTGGCTGGGCTGGTGGGTCCAGCCCGTGCTGGAGAGCCCCCGCGATCTGCTGCTGGCGCACGCCTCCCACTGGCTCGACGGCCGCCACGTCCCCGAACTGGACCGCGCCCTGGCGGGCTGCCCACCCGTCGACGCGGACCCGCAGGTGCGCTTCCTGCACGCCTGCCGCGCCTATCTCGTCAAGGACTGGGAGCTGCTCATCCGGCACACCGGTCCCCTGCTCGACGATCCGCTGCTCGGCATCGAGGCCGGTCTCTTCGGCGGCATGGCCCGGGTCCGGCTGGAGATGTACGGGCAGGCCGAGCCGCTGCTCTCGGCCGCCCTGATGCGCTGCCGCAGCGAGCAGCCGCAGCGCAAGGAGCTGCGCTACTGGCTGGCCCGCGCCCGCGAGGGCACCGGCCGCAGCGCCGCCGCGCTCCCCCTCTACCGGGCCGTGCACCGGGTGGACCCGGCGTTCATGGACACCGCCGCCCGGCTCGCCGCGATATCCGACGGCGACGGCCTGGAGGCGGCTGATCTGGCGGCCGTCTCCCTCGCGGGCACCGGCGGCCAGGACCTGCTGGACGCCATGGCCGACCCCGAGGGCTACGGCTCCGACCCGCCCGCCGACCCCGGCCGCGACTTCCCGCCCGCAGCCCCGGCCGCGGCGCCCCCGGCCGGCCAAGACCCGGCGAGCGACCCGGACGGCCCGCTGCCCGGCCTGGCCCCCGTCGACGCCGACGGCATCCGCGAGAAGGCGGTGCTGCCGGTCCAGCCCCGCCCCGCCTCGCCCCTGCCGGACGGGCCGCCGGACCCGGTGCTGCTGGCCCAGGCGCTGGACGAGCTCGAACGGATGGTCGGGCTGGAGCCGGTGAAGCGCCAGGTGCGGGCGCTCTCCGCACAGCTTCACATGGCGCGGCTGCGCGCCGGCGAAGGGCTGCCGGTCCAGCCGCCCAAGCGGCACTTCGTCTTCTCCGGCCCCTCCGGCACCGGCAAGACCACGGTCGCCCGCATCCTCGGCCGGGTGTTCTACGCGCTCGGCCTGCTCGGCGGCGACCACCTGGTCGAGGCCCAGCGCGCCGACATGGTCGGCGAGTTCCTCGGCCAGACCGCCGTCAAGGCCAATGAGCTGATCGACTCCGCGCTCGGCGGCGTGCTCTTCGTCGACGAGGCGTACAGCCTCTCCAACTCCGCCTACAGCAAGGGCGACGCCTACGGCGACGAGGCCCTGCAGGTACTCCTCAAACGCGCCGAGGACAACCGCGACCGCCTCGTCGTCATCCTCGCCGGCTACCCCGAGGGCATGGACCGGCTGCTCGCCGCCAACCCCGGCCTCGGCTCCCGCTTCACCACCCGCGTGGACTTCCCCAGCTACCGGCCGCTGGAGCTGACGAGGATCGGCGAGGTGCTGGCGGCCGAGAACGGCGACGGCTGGGACGAGGAGGCCGTCGAGGAACTGCGCAGCATCTGCGGCCACGTGGTCGACCAGGGCTGGATCGACGAGCTCGGCAACGGCCGCTTCCTGCGCACCCTGTACGAGAAGAGCTGCGCCTACCGCGATCTGCGGCTCGCGGGCTACGCCGGCACCCCGACCCGCGAGGACCTGGCCACCCTGCGGCTGCCCGACCTGATGCAGGCCTACGGCGAGGTGCTGTCGGGCCGGGGCCCGCTCGGCGGCCCCGGCCCGCAGTCACCCCTCTGA
- a CDS encoding uridine kinase family protein, with protein MDSAEHSDLAALARWLRGLPPSCGPVRLVAVDGHAGSGKSTFAGRLAAALGGAPVLHLDDLATHDEPFGWTDRLVREVLVPFGRGGTARHRVYDWRLRRFAAERELPAAPVVLVEGVGAGRRALRPYLALLIWLETPRDTAWERGRRRDGPELSAFWDGWTRSEQEHFGYDPTRPHADLLVRQGSEGFVWFMRLPGPE; from the coding sequence GTGGACTCCGCCGAGCACTCGGACCTCGCCGCCCTCGCCCGGTGGCTGCGCGGCCTGCCGCCGTCCTGCGGCCCCGTCCGGCTGGTGGCCGTCGACGGCCACGCCGGGTCGGGCAAGAGCACCTTCGCCGGACGGCTGGCCGCCGCCCTGGGCGGGGCGCCGGTGCTGCATCTGGACGATCTCGCCACCCATGACGAGCCGTTCGGCTGGACGGACCGGCTCGTCCGCGAGGTGCTGGTCCCGTTCGGCCGCGGCGGGACGGCCCGCCACCGGGTCTACGACTGGCGTCTGCGGCGCTTCGCCGCGGAGCGCGAGCTGCCGGCCGCGCCGGTGGTCCTGGTGGAGGGGGTCGGTGCCGGGCGGCGGGCCCTGCGGCCGTATCTGGCGCTGCTGATCTGGCTGGAGACGCCCCGCGACACGGCCTGGGAGCGGGGGCGGCGGCGCGACGGCCCGGAGCTGTCCGCGTTCTGGGACGGCTGGACCCGGTCGGAGCAGGAACACTTCGGATACGACCCCACGCGCCCCCATGCCGATCTTCTGGTGCGTCAGGGATCGGAGGGGTTCGTGTGGTTCATGAGGCTTCCGGGACCGGAATGA
- a CDS encoding RNA-guided endonuclease InsQ/TnpB family protein yields the protein MRRAYRFLLRPTVRQERALVEMVRDHCSLYNGALQERRDAYRHSSRTSVRYGDQSAQLREIRAFDPERQGRWSFSSQQATLRRLDRAFQAFFRRVKTGGTPGYPRFKGVGHFDTVTFPKDGDGCRWDSTPHDTRTRVRLQGVGHVRVHRHRPVKGRVKTVSVKREGRRWYVILACDEVPAEPLPPTGSRVGIDLGTVHFLTDSDGHHVANPGFLDQAAEELAAAQHHLATFPQRTRRRTKKHRAAARTVAKLHAKTRRRRLDHHHKQALALVRKHDAIGVERLNTAGMTKAPAPRPDPEQPGVFLANGAAAKAGLNRRILDAGWGQFLRILADKAESAGRRVIPVDARNTSRTCPPSIGGCGHVAKENRVTQAKFACVNCGLVANADHVGALNVNHRAGLVLCDGA from the coding sequence GTGAGGCGGGCGTATCGGTTTCTTCTGCGTCCCACGGTCCGTCAGGAGCGGGCGCTGGTGGAGATGGTGCGGGATCACTGCTCCCTGTACAACGGGGCACTTCAAGAGCGTCGTGACGCCTACCGGCACAGCTCCAGAACCTCGGTCCGGTACGGGGATCAGTCGGCGCAGTTGAGGGAGATCCGGGCGTTCGATCCGGAGCGTCAGGGCCGGTGGTCCTTCTCCAGCCAGCAGGCGACCCTGCGCCGCCTGGACCGGGCCTTCCAGGCGTTCTTCCGGCGGGTGAAGACCGGCGGCACGCCCGGGTACCCGCGGTTCAAGGGGGTCGGGCATTTCGACACCGTCACCTTTCCCAAGGACGGGGACGGCTGCCGGTGGGACTCCACCCCCCACGACACGCGTACCCGCGTGCGGCTGCAGGGCGTCGGGCACGTCCGCGTTCACCGGCACCGGCCGGTGAAGGGCCGGGTGAAGACGGTCAGTGTCAAGCGGGAGGGCCGCCGCTGGTACGTCATCCTCGCCTGCGACGAAGTGCCCGCCGAGCCACTGCCGCCCACCGGCAGCCGGGTGGGTATCGACCTGGGCACGGTCCACTTCCTCACCGACTCCGACGGCCACCACGTCGCCAACCCCGGGTTCCTCGACCAGGCGGCAGAGGAGCTGGCCGCAGCGCAGCACCACCTGGCGACCTTCCCCCAGCGCACCCGGCGTCGTACGAAGAAGCATCGTGCCGCGGCCCGCACGGTCGCCAAGCTGCACGCCAAGACCCGGCGGCGGCGTCTGGACCACCACCACAAGCAGGCCCTTGCCCTGGTCCGTAAGCACGATGCGATCGGGGTCGAGCGGCTGAACACCGCGGGCATGACCAAGGCGCCCGCACCCAGGCCCGACCCCGAGCAGCCCGGCGTGTTCCTGGCCAACGGCGCGGCGGCGAAAGCCGGGCTGAACCGCAGGATTTTGGATGCGGGTTGGGGGCAGTTCCTGAGGATCCTGGCGGACAAGGCTGAAAGCGCCGGTCGCCGTGTGATCCCGGTGGACGCCCGCAACACGTCCCGCACCTGCCCGCCCAGCATCGGTGGATGCGGGCACGTGGCCAAGGAGAACCGCGTCACCCAGGCAAAGTTCGCCTGCGTCAACTGCGGCCTGGTCGCGAACGCCGACCACGTCGGCGCGCTGAATGTCAATCACAGGGCCGGGCTGGTCCTCTGCGACGGTGCCTAG
- the leuA gene encoding 2-isopropylmalate synthase, whose amino-acid sequence MHSRVQHASDRYPVFPEQQPSGMPAGRYTPFAPIDLPDRGWPSRVVTKAPQWCAVDLRDGNQALIDPMGAERKLRMFELLVSMGYKEIEVGFPSASQTDFDFLRKIIEEDRVPDDVAIQVLVPARTELIERTFEAVRGSHHAIIHLYNSTSTLQRRVVFGMERSEITALAVRGARTCADLAERTPGTGISFQYSPESYTGTELEFAAEICNAVTDVWQPDRDRKAIVNLPATVEMAMPNVYADSIEWMHRNLDRRDALVLSVHPHNDRGTAVAAAELGYLAGADRVEGCLFGNGERTGNVCLVTLGLNLFSQGIDPMIDFSRLDEIRRTVEFCNQLPVHLRHPYGGDMVYTAFSGSHQDAIKKGFEALEREARAAGRPVSEHTWGVPYLPIDPKDVGRDYEAVIRVNSQSGKGGVAHLMKTEHQMELPRGLQIEFSRAVQTRTDVQGGEVTPGELWEVFTEEYLLDEEGGASAGRRLRLLSHTVSDSVDGKSSLTAQVLDGGTPVDLEGVGKGPIDAFTTALSGIGVDVRVRDYQEHAMSEGRDARAAAYVECAVDGRALWGVGIDSSIVAASLRALVSAVNRSFRS is encoded by the coding sequence ATGCACAGCCGTGTCCAGCACGCCTCCGACCGGTACCCGGTCTTCCCCGAACAGCAGCCCTCCGGCATGCCCGCGGGGCGCTACACCCCCTTCGCCCCCATCGACCTCCCCGACCGCGGCTGGCCCTCCCGCGTGGTCACCAAGGCGCCCCAGTGGTGCGCGGTCGACCTGCGCGACGGCAACCAGGCGCTGATCGACCCGATGGGCGCCGAGCGCAAGCTGCGCATGTTCGAACTCCTGGTCTCCATGGGCTACAAGGAGATCGAGGTCGGCTTCCCGTCCGCCAGCCAGACCGACTTCGACTTCCTCCGGAAGATCATCGAGGAGGACCGCGTACCGGACGACGTGGCGATCCAGGTGCTGGTGCCGGCCCGGACGGAACTCATCGAGCGCACCTTCGAGGCGGTGCGGGGCTCGCACCACGCCATCATCCACCTCTACAACTCCACCTCCACCCTCCAGCGCCGGGTCGTCTTCGGCATGGAGCGGAGCGAGATCACCGCGCTCGCCGTGCGGGGCGCCCGCACCTGTGCCGATCTCGCCGAGCGGACGCCCGGCACGGGCATCAGCTTCCAGTACTCGCCCGAGTCGTACACCGGTACGGAGCTGGAGTTCGCCGCGGAGATCTGCAACGCGGTCACCGACGTCTGGCAGCCCGACCGGGACCGCAAGGCCATCGTCAACCTGCCGGCGACCGTCGAGATGGCGATGCCCAACGTCTACGCGGACTCCATCGAGTGGATGCACCGCAACCTCGACCGGCGTGACGCGCTCGTCCTGTCCGTGCACCCGCACAACGACCGCGGTACGGCGGTGGCCGCCGCGGAACTCGGCTACCTGGCGGGCGCGGACCGCGTCGAGGGCTGCCTCTTCGGCAACGGGGAGCGCACCGGCAACGTCTGCCTGGTGACGCTCGGGCTGAACCTCTTCAGCCAGGGCATCGACCCGATGATCGACTTCTCGCGGCTGGACGAGATCCGCCGCACCGTGGAGTTCTGCAACCAGCTCCCGGTCCACCTCCGCCATCCGTACGGCGGCGACATGGTGTACACCGCCTTCTCCGGGTCCCACCAGGACGCGATCAAGAAGGGGTTCGAGGCCCTGGAGCGGGAGGCGCGGGCAGCGGGCCGCCCGGTGTCCGAGCACACCTGGGGGGTGCCGTACCTGCCCATCGACCCCAAGGACGTCGGCCGCGACTACGAGGCCGTCATCAGGGTCAACTCCCAGTCGGGCAAGGGCGGGGTGGCCCACCTGATGAAGACCGAGCACCAGATGGAGCTGCCGCGCGGGCTGCAGATCGAGTTCTCCCGCGCCGTCCAGACGCGCACCGACGTCCAGGGCGGGGAGGTGACCCCCGGCGAACTGTGGGAGGTCTTCACCGAGGAGTACCTCCTGGACGAGGAGGGCGGCGCGTCCGCCGGACGCCGGCTGCGCCTGCTGTCCCACACGGTCAGCGACTCGGTCGACGGGAAGAGCAGCCTCACGGCACAGGTCCTCGACGGCGGCACCCCGGTGGACCTGGAGGGGGTGGGCAAGGGCCCGATCGACGCCTTCACCACGGCCCTCAGCGGGATCGGCGTCGACGTCCGGGTGCGCGACTACCAGGAGCACGCGATGTCCGAGGGACGTGACGCGCGGGCGGCCGCGTACGTCGAGTGCGCCGTCGACGGGCGGGCGCTGTGGGGCGTCGGTATCGACTCCAGCATCGTCGCCGCGTCCCTGAGGGCGCTGGTCTCCGCCGTCAACCGTTCCTTCCGGAGCTGA
- a CDS encoding pyridoxal-phosphate-dependent aminotransferase family protein, with product MHDVAMFTPGPTHIPLAMRMASISRLTHHRSPEFTKLHDRIHSGLQSLFATGGRILMLPASGTGAMEAVVANTVEPGDTVLVLAAGKYGRRWAELCRTYRADVRLHEVPDGATFEAAAVERALREARPRHLFLTHCETSTGAVHDVRTLAALGREYGATVVADTMTSIAVEPFHMDDWGVDFAVTASHKGLMSPPGAAFVAVGDQAWERVRPAQGYSYWNFHILRASALESTVPNTPPTTTLFAVAAALDAIEAEGLTQVWGRHARSAAVCRAGVGALGLELFPRSVPSNALTAVRLPERVRTDGLVEELHHRFGFRVAGGQGGLKGRIVRVGHIGAVTPLQLMPVLTALEMLLLERGLDRRPGTASAAMAGELWDGLAPGRAA from the coding sequence ATGCACGATGTCGCCATGTTCACGCCCGGCCCGACGCATATTCCTCTGGCCATGAGAATGGCCTCGATATCCCGGCTGACACATCACCGCTCCCCGGAATTCACCAAACTCCACGACCGTATTCACAGCGGTCTGCAGAGCCTGTTCGCCACCGGCGGCCGGATCCTCATGCTGCCGGCCTCGGGGACCGGCGCGATGGAGGCCGTCGTGGCGAACACCGTGGAACCGGGCGACACCGTCCTGGTCCTGGCCGCGGGCAAGTACGGCCGCCGCTGGGCCGAGCTGTGCCGCACGTACCGGGCGGACGTACGGCTCCACGAAGTGCCCGACGGCGCCACCTTCGAGGCCGCCGCCGTGGAGCGCGCACTGCGCGAAGCCCGGCCGCGGCATCTCTTCCTGACGCACTGCGAGACCTCGACCGGAGCCGTCCACGACGTGCGGACCCTGGCCGCGCTGGGGCGCGAGTACGGGGCCACCGTCGTCGCGGACACCATGACCTCCATCGCCGTGGAGCCCTTCCACATGGACGACTGGGGGGTGGACTTCGCCGTCACGGCCTCGCACAAGGGTCTGATGAGCCCGCCCGGGGCCGCGTTCGTCGCGGTCGGCGACCAGGCGTGGGAACGCGTCCGGCCCGCACAGGGCTACTCCTACTGGAACTTCCACATCCTGCGCGCGAGTGCCCTGGAGAGCACCGTGCCCAACACCCCGCCGACCACGACCCTGTTCGCGGTCGCCGCCGCTCTCGACGCGATCGAGGCCGAGGGGCTCACGCAGGTCTGGGGACGGCACGCGCGCAGCGCCGCCGTGTGCCGTGCCGGGGTCGGCGCCCTGGGGCTGGAGCTGTTCCCCCGGTCGGTACCGTCGAACGCCTTGACCGCGGTACGTCTCCCGGAGCGGGTGCGGACGGACGGGCTGGTGGAGGAACTGCACCACCGCTTCGGCTTCCGCGTGGCCGGCGGGCAGGGGGGCCTCAAGGGCCGGATCGTCCGCGTCGGCCACATCGGCGCGGTGACCCCGCTCCAGCTGATGCCGGTGCTGACCGCCCTGGAGATGCTGCTTCTCGAACGCGGGCTCGACCGGCGCCCCGGCACGGCGTCCGCGGCGATGGCCGGCGAGCTGTGGGACGGGCTCGCGCCCGGCCGGGCCGCCTGA
- the dapA gene encoding 4-hydroxy-tetrahydrodipicolinate synthase, whose amino-acid sequence MISTANHRFIGAYTTLLTPFQPSGALDEDALRRLVDFQIANGVTRLCPNGVTGEAAALTDEEKLRITEICVEQAAGRAMVIPDIGTECLARTVELAQRAETLGADAVLAFTPYLDPPTERGLVAYFRQVADSVGIPLMMHNLPGRTTVDTSPEQVAELAAHPNIVGMKEGNQDIVRMRRVLHLVRDADFVVLSGNDFTALPTLLLGGHGHISVAANVMPRQSRSIVEAALADDFVTARDLYLKFAEFYRGIYFATNPIALKKAFSLAHFDVGEPRLPLTPFPEERTGELETIMKSCELL is encoded by the coding sequence ATGATCAGTACCGCGAACCACCGCTTCATCGGGGCGTACACCACGCTCCTCACCCCGTTCCAGCCCTCCGGCGCGCTGGACGAGGACGCGCTGCGCCGCCTCGTCGACTTCCAGATCGCCAACGGGGTCACCCGGCTCTGCCCCAACGGGGTGACCGGGGAAGCCGCCGCGCTCACCGACGAGGAGAAGCTGCGGATCACCGAGATCTGCGTCGAACAGGCCGCCGGCCGCGCGATGGTCATCCCCGACATCGGCACCGAGTGCCTGGCCCGCACCGTCGAACTGGCGCAACGGGCCGAGACCCTGGGCGCGGACGCCGTCCTCGCGTTCACCCCGTACCTCGACCCGCCCACCGAGCGCGGCCTGGTGGCCTACTTCCGGCAGGTGGCCGACTCCGTGGGCATCCCGCTGATGATGCACAACCTGCCGGGACGCACCACCGTCGACACCTCACCGGAGCAGGTCGCCGAACTGGCGGCCCACCCCAACATCGTCGGGATGAAGGAGGGCAACCAGGACATCGTGCGGATGCGCCGGGTCCTGCACCTGGTCCGCGACGCGGACTTCGTGGTCCTCTCGGGCAACGACTTCACGGCGCTGCCCACCCTGCTGCTCGGCGGCCACGGGCACATCTCCGTGGCGGCCAACGTCATGCCGCGGCAGAGCCGTTCGATCGTCGAGGCGGCGCTCGCCGACGATTTTGTGACGGCTCGCGATCTCTACCTCAAATTCGCCGAGTTCTACCGCGGAATCTATTTCGCGACGAACCCGATTGCGCTCAAGAAGGCTTTCTCGCTGGCGCACTTCGACGTCGGTGAGCCGCGGCTTCCGCTCACCCCGTTCCCCGAGGAGCGGACCGGCGAACTCGAAACGATCATGAAGAGCTGCGAACTCCTCTGA
- a CDS encoding cupin domain-containing protein, giving the protein MIDVDSLTESVYGGDVVRSLLYAASEQPGTRVVRVAMASAEPGRGGQLHHHPRTDETYFVISGNAELELDGETYALAPSSCVRIPRGTRHRITNSGTETLRYLAFHTGDAEFAGAVEHVKAV; this is encoded by the coding sequence ATGATCGACGTGGATTCCCTGACGGAGTCGGTGTACGGCGGCGACGTCGTCCGCTCCCTGCTCTACGCGGCCTCCGAGCAACCCGGAACCCGCGTGGTCCGGGTCGCGATGGCCAGCGCCGAGCCCGGCCGCGGCGGCCAGCTCCACCACCACCCCCGGACGGACGAGACCTACTTCGTCATCTCCGGGAACGCGGAACTGGAACTCGACGGCGAAACCTACGCACTCGCGCCGTCCAGCTGCGTCCGCATCCCCCGGGGCACCAGGCACCGGATCACCAACAGCGGCACCGAGACCCTGCGCTACCTCGCCTTCCACACCGGGGACGCGGAGTTCGCCGGCGCGGTCGAGCACGTGAAGGCGGTCTAG